A single genomic interval of Anopheles darlingi chromosome X, idAnoDarlMG_H_01, whole genome shotgun sequence harbors:
- the LOC125955241 gene encoding thymosin beta yields MASAGQDNAAAAEYPRVGADFKSELESFRPETLTKADTQEKNPLPTAEDVQSEKAQRSVFEGIESFDASQLKHAETCEKNPLPDQEAIKAEKGVQHFIECIESFDTSRLKHAETLEKNPLPTREIIEEEKRA; encoded by the exons ATGGCCTCCGCTGGACAGGATAATGCCGCCGCGGCCGAGTACCCGCGCGTCGGTGCCGACTTCAAGAGCGAGCTCGAGTCGTTCCGCCCGGAAACGCTAACCAAGGCGGATACGCAGGAGAAGAATCCGCTGCCGACGGCGGAGGATGTGCAGAGCGAGAAGGCCCAGCGCAGCGTCTTCGAGGGTATCGAGTCGTTCGATGCGTCCCAGCTGAAGCATGCCGAAACGTGTGAGAAGAACCCACTGCCGGATCAGGAAG CCATCAAGGCCGAAAAGGGCGTGCAGCACTTCATCGAGTGCATTGAGTCGTTCGACACGTCGCGCCTGAAGCATGCTGAAACACTCGAGAAGAACCCACTGCCGACGCGCGAAATcatcgaggaggagaagcgcgCCTAA